AGGCTGCTGGATCAGCTCGAGGTGTTTTACAGCGAGTTGCCTTATACCCAGGATCGGGAGATCTATAGTGAATTGATGGCTCTTCGGGAATGGTACGAGCGAGCAAAGGACGAAACCGAGAAGAAGGCCATCCAAGAGAAAGGAGAGCGGCTCCTCGGAAAACGGCCGCGCAGCCGGCGGAGGTACTTTTTCGAAAATCCCAATTATGGTTACGCGGATGGCGTCTTTCTCTACTGCATGCTCCGTCACCTCAGACCGAAAAGGATTATCGAGGTCGGATCCGGCTACTCTTCCTGTATTATGTTGGATACGAACGAACTACACTCTGATGGATCCGTAGAGTGCACCTTCATCGATCCTCATCCGCAAATGCTTCGCGCACTTCTCCGAAAGGACGATCATGAACATATACGCGTTATTGAGAAGCGAATACAGGATGTGAACGTCGATGAATTTCGGACGTTGGGGCGCCGTGACATTCTGTTCATCGATTCTTCGCACGTGAGCAAGGTGGGAAGTGACGTCAATTATGTTCTCTTTGAGGTGCTCCCGAACCTTTCCGCGGACGTCTTCATTCACTTCCACGACATTTTCTTCCCATTCGAGTATCCGAAGGAATGGGTATATGCAGGCCGGGCTTGGAACGAATCGTATCTGTTAAGGGCGTTTCTGCAATACAATGCGCATTTCGAGATTGTACTGTTCACTACGTATCTGACGGGCTTTCACGGAGCCCGTCTAGAGCGGACGATGCCGCTGTGCATGATCGACAAGGGTTCCAGCATTTGGTTGCGGCGACGGTGAACGGATTTCAGCGGCTTTCCACCGGGCAGATAAAACCGACATGAAAATATGCTACCTACTTGAAGGAACCGATCTCTGGGGCGGAGTGAAAGTCGTACTCGAACAGGCGAATGAACTCTACCGGAGAGGTGTGGATGTCGTTGTTCTCTCGAAGGGACCCGAGCCGGATTGGTTCGAAGTCGAGTCTCCCTTTGTTCACGTGCCTGCGTTCACCCGTGAGGTCATCCCTTCCTCGGATTATATCATCGCCACATTTTGGGAAACCGTGGCTCCGGCAGTGGAGTCCGCCAGGGGCAGGGTAGTGCATTTCTGCCAGGGATTCGAGGCCGACTACGCCGTTAACCGGCATCTGGCGCCCCAGATCGACCGGGTGTACCGGTTGCCGACTTGGAAGATAACCGTGTCGCCTCACCTCGTTGAACTGATTTCCAATCGCTTCGGTCAATTTGCCGTGTGTATCGGGCAGACCTTCGACAACACCTTGTTCTACCCGGAGGATCGCCGTCCGTTCCCGGCGGTTCCAACAGTCATCTTGGTGGGAATCTACGAAGCCGATTTCAAAGGTATCCCGTTCGCGCTCCAGGCTTTGGACATGGTGCGTGAAAAGGGATTGGTGTTTCGGCTCCTTCGGGTTTCGCAGCTTCCCCAGAGCGAAGAGGAGCGGCGCTATGGTTTCGAGGGGAATTACTATGTGAATGTGCGGCCCGAGGTGATTTCCCGCTTGTATCGTTCGTCCCATCTGGCCGTTTCGCCTTCCTTGGAAGCCGAAGGTTTCGGCCTGCCTGCCCTTGAAGCTTTGGCCTGCGGCCTTCCTTCAGTGCTGACGGAGATTTCCTCGTTTCGAGGTTTCGATTCCCGAAGCGATTTTGCGCTGTTTGTTCCTCCGTCTTCACCTGAACCAATGGCCGCGGCCGTTATCCGGTTGATGAGGGATCCGGACCTGCGACGGCGACTGTCGGCTCGAGCCGTGGAGGCGGCGCGGAACCACTCAACCGAAAAAACGGTGTCGCGGCTCCTGTCTTTGTTGGAAAGCGGAGAGGATGGGGCCGGCCTGCGTGCATCTCTGTGAAACGGGCGTTCTCGGGGGCAAGGTGAGATTCCCCGGGGGGATTCCTGCTCAATGGATTGATCACAAGCAGGGAAGCTTCAACGACCGCCTTCGGATTCGATGATGACTTTCATGCTGCGGATGGTTTCGGCGTAATTCCTGCTGTTGAAGATACCGGAGCCGGAGACAAACACGTCCGCTCCGGCTCGGGCGACGGATCCGATCGTGCCCAGATCGACCCCTCCATCCACCTCGACGAGTACGTTGAGCCCCTTATCGCTGATGGTCTGTTTCAGGCGTTCGATTTTCTGAAGCACGTTTGGAATGAAGCGTTGCCCGCCGAATCCAGGATTCACACTCATCAGAAGCACCATGTCCACGTATTCCAACACATACTCCAGGTGAGAAAGCGGAGAAGAAGGGTTCAAACATACCGAAGGATGCGCACCGCATTCTTTGATGAGTTGAAGCGTCCGATTCAGGTGTATGCCGGCTTCCGAGTGTACGGTAATATAATCCGATCCGGCCTCGGCGAAGGCGGGAATGTAGGCGTCGGGATTCTCGATCATCAGATGAACGTCCAGGGGCAGGTCGGCCACGCGCTTAATGCTGCGGACCACCGGAGGACCGAAGGTGATATTGGGTACAAAGTGTCCGTCCATTACGTCCACATGTATCAGATCGGCGCCTGCACGCTGAATCCGGTCGATTTCTTCTCCGAGTTTGGTGAAGTCCGCGGATAACAAGGACGGAGCGATCATCTTCATGTCGCGGATTACCCTCTCTATCAGGAAGCGGTATTGGAAGGAGGACTACACGTCTTTTGTGCGAAAGTAGGGAGCTTGAAAGCCGCTCTGTGAACCTCAGGGTTGTAATATCTCAGGCCCTCCAGGGCCTGGAAACGGGCCTCTTGGTAATCTTCCACCGGATGCAATTTCTTGGATCCGAAAGAGAATCCGATGATCCCGCTGGGGTATGTTGGAACCATGCTGTAATAGTAATGGCAGCTCGGGAATATGCCTCCCAGGAAGGAAAAAAGACTGCTGATCACCTCTCTATGATAAAAAAACGACTCGCACTGGGCAACGACGATCCCATCTTCCGTCAGGGCGTTACGCGCGTTACGGTAGAAGGGTTCCTTGAATAGGACTTCACCCGGTCCGGACGGATCGGTGGAATCCACAATGATCACGTCGAATCGGCCGGGATGATCCTCGACAAACTTGGCGCCGTCGGCATAGTGCACGGCCACCCTCGGATCGTCCAGCCGCGATGCCAGGCGGGGAAGATACTTCTTGGAGACTTCCACCACTTGAGGATCGATCTCGCAAAGATGCACTTCCTTGACCCCTGGATGCCTTAACACCTCGCGCACCGCGCCTCCGTCGCCGCCTCCGATGATGAGGACATGTGCGGGATTCGGGTGGACCAGCATGGGGACGTGCACCATCATTTCATGATAAGCGAACTCGTCGAACTCGGTCACCATGATGATCCCGTCAAGGACCAGCATTCGGCCCAATCGGGATGTTTTCAGCACGGCAATGTCCTGAAAATCCGATCTGAAGTGACACAGTGATTCTTCGACACGGACACGCAAGGTGGTTCCAAATCCGATTTCGATCTTCTCTTCGAACCATAAGTCCATGGTTGTTCCGAGTTTGGCCATTGCGTGTTTGAACATTTCGAGCATCCCGATACCTATTTTCGGAGTTGAACATTCAGGCCGTATTGTTCGCCCTGAAAGTATTCCAAGCAAAAGCGGGCCGCCGCTTCGGGCTCGTAATACCTGCAGCTGAATATGTCTATGAAGGCTCGGTTGGATTCGTTGGCAAAATGCCCGCTGATAAGAGAAGTTTCGATCAACTGGACCAGGGAAAAACCTTCGACTTCCCCTGTGCCGAAGTGGACCACCAAGGGGTCTCCGTAAGCCTTCATATCGATCACTTTGCACAGCGCGGAGGCGAAATCTCGAACCACACGTTCGTCCGTAATGCGCTCTGTCTTGCATCCACGGATGTCCACGCTGGAGAGGATCCCCCATGCCTGCTCTTTGCGATACCGTTCACGCCACGTCAATCGATGCTCCTATATTCCATTCGCTCGAGGCGTTGAGAACACCAGCCGCAAACTCCGGCCGGTCTGGTTTCATGGGGTCACTTGTGTCGAAGTTCCTCTTTTGGGATGTCGAGCGCGCCTCGCTTGAATTCGATGACTTGCGTGCTCTTGGCCCCCAGTTCGGTCCGAATGGTTTCGTATGCCCGGTCGCAGTCCACGTAATCCCCGCACACGAACACATCCACCGCTGCGTAACCGTATTCGGGCCAAGTATGTATGGATAGGTGAGATTCTGCGATGACTACGACGCCACTGACGCCGTGAGGAGAGAACTGGTGAAAAAAGGGATGAATGACCTCAGCTCCGGCGTTAACCGCGGCTTCCACCAGTGTGGTTTCTATCTTCTCTTTGTCATTTAGCGCTTCCGGCGTACATCCATAGAACTCCAAAATTAAATGTTTGCCCAGTGCCTTCAACTTGCGGTCCCTCCTTCCCGATGTATTTTGAGCCGGTGCAAGGACGCGTCGAGACACCAGTCACGGAGTCCGAATAAGCAGAAGGGATTTGTAGTTAGCCTTGCGCCGGAGAATTTAAAGTAATAAGAATTACCACTTGAGTCGGCGCTTGTCAATAAGAAACCGAAGCCAAGAAGCCGAAGGCATCTGCCGGTATATCGGGTTAATGCATAACCCTTTAATCTTTCATGGTATACGTCATCTTCCAAATGGAAAATGACTCATAATCCCGAGGCGCCGGAGTTTTGGCGGACGCACACACTTGCATCCATGTCCCCCGCAAGCCCGGCAGGATATTCAAGTGGTTGCGCGTATCGTACCAGCCTCGTGTCTTATCGGCGCGCGCTCCAGCTCCAGTTGGAAAGGTGTTGCTGAAACGTTCCTAAAGGCTTTGGAGTGCGCCTTCCTCATGGATGTGTGGGCTACGCCGGAGGAAGGGTCATTCTGGGACCGGGGTCGCCGTCTCCCACCTTCCAACATCTGATCACCTTTTGACAGGTATCAACATCGTACCTATAGTACATTTAAAATACGTTCGTAGATACGACAGATCGGAGTTTTGGAATGCAAGAGCATAACATGACCGAAAACGCGAAAAATGAATTGTTGCGTATAGCAAGAAAGTCAGTGAAAGACCGTCTCGAAGGTGCTTGCAGTGTCGCGAAGGATCCTGAAAACGAGGAGCTTTCATGTCGGTGTGGAGCCTTTGTATCGTTGCACAAAAAAGGGGCCTTGCGGGGATGTATCGGTGTATTCACCTGCGACAGGCCTCTCTACGAGACAATCGGCAACATGGCGTCGTGCGCCGCTTTCGAGGACCCGCGGTTTCCGCCGTTGAAAAAATATGAAATCGATGAGGTTGACTTTGAAATCTCCGTGCTTTCTCCGCTGAGACGGATCTATGATCCATGCGAAGTGGAAGTGGGCGCCCACGGGATCTATATCATTCGCAGGAACTGCAGAGGAGTACTTTTGCCTCAGGTGGCCACGCAGTATGGATGGGATCGGGACACCTTTCTGGACCATACTTGCTTGAAAGCTTGTCTGCCGAGGAACGCATGGAAAGACAAGGAGACGGAAATCTACGTATTTACCGCCGATGTGTTCGGTGAAAAGGAAGTGAGCTGCGACCAGGCCTAGTATGCTGGTCTGCCGGGTGGCCGGATCGTTGTCGCACGGAACCGGAAGAAAGGCTTAGTCGGAGTCAACCACCCTGAATCGAAATCCGGCGCCGGGGCGTGGAAGGGCATAATCGGCATCCGGGGGCAAAAGGGGCTTCATCCTATCGATGAATATCGTCGGATTGGAGCCGGGGACAACCCTCAAGTCGTCCGGGTCATCGGACGG
Above is a genomic segment from Deltaproteobacteria bacterium containing:
- a CDS encoding class I SAM-dependent methyltransferase, which produces MNHVSIASVRMDPFAEHIRDMWPMRGMIEALLNRVSPARRSFVSAAQAQVDAENSTSNRTLFAPPGHFHSPIPSITEIRKDEQRIFEFKSEIIPGVDLNKEYQLRLLDQLEVFYSELPYTQDREIYSELMALREWYERAKDETEKKAIQEKGERLLGKRPRSRRRYFFENPNYGYADGVFLYCMLRHLRPKRIIEVGSGYSSCIMLDTNELHSDGSVECTFIDPHPQMLRALLRKDDHEHIRVIEKRIQDVNVDEFRTLGRRDILFIDSSHVSKVGSDVNYVLFEVLPNLSADVFIHFHDIFFPFEYPKEWVYAGRAWNESYLLRAFLQYNAHFEIVLFTTYLTGFHGARLERTMPLCMIDKGSSIWLRRR
- a CDS encoding glycosyltransferase family 4 protein → MKICYLLEGTDLWGGVKVVLEQANELYRRGVDVVVLSKGPEPDWFEVESPFVHVPAFTREVIPSSDYIIATFWETVAPAVESARGRVVHFCQGFEADYAVNRHLAPQIDRVYRLPTWKITVSPHLVELISNRFGQFAVCIGQTFDNTLFYPEDRRPFPAVPTVILVGIYEADFKGIPFALQALDMVREKGLVFRLLRVSQLPQSEEERRYGFEGNYYVNVRPEVISRLYRSSHLAVSPSLEAEGFGLPALEALACGLPSVLTEISSFRGFDSRSDFALFVPPSSPEPMAAAVIRLMRDPDLRRRLSARAVEAARNHSTEKTVSRLLSLLESGEDGAGLRASL
- a CDS encoding ribulose-phosphate 3-epimerase, translating into MKMIAPSLLSADFTKLGEEIDRIQRAGADLIHVDVMDGHFVPNITFGPPVVRSIKRVADLPLDVHLMIENPDAYIPAFAEAGSDYITVHSEAGIHLNRTLQLIKECGAHPSVCLNPSSPLSHLEYVLEYVDMVLLMSVNPGFGGQRFIPNVLQKIERLKQTISDKGLNVLVEVDGGVDLGTIGSVARAGADVFVSGSGIFNSRNYAETIRSMKVIIESEGGR
- the speE gene encoding polyamine aminopropyltransferase, whose product is MDLWFEEKIEIGFGTTLRVRVEESLCHFRSDFQDIAVLKTSRLGRMLVLDGIIMVTEFDEFAYHEMMVHVPMLVHPNPAHVLIIGGGDGGAVREVLRHPGVKEVHLCEIDPQVVEVSKKYLPRLASRLDDPRVAVHYADGAKFVEDHPGRFDVIIVDSTDPSGPGEVLFKEPFYRNARNALTEDGIVVAQCESFFYHREVISSLFSFLGGIFPSCHYYYSMVPTYPSGIIGFSFGSKKLHPVEDYQEARFQALEGLRYYNPEVHRAAFKLPTFAQKTCSPPSNTAS
- a CDS encoding S-adenosylmethionine decarboxylase, which encodes MTWRERYRKEQAWGILSSVDIRGCKTERITDERVVRDFASALCKVIDMKAYGDPLVVHFGTGEVEGFSLVQLIETSLISGHFANESNRAFIDIFSCRYYEPEAAARFCLEYFQGEQYGLNVQLRK
- a CDS encoding S-adenosylmethionine decarboxylase proenzyme; translated protein: MKALGKHLILEFYGCTPEALNDKEKIETTLVEAAVNAGAEVIHPFFHQFSPHGVSGVVVIAESHLSIHTWPEYGYAAVDVFVCGDYVDCDRAYETIRTELGAKSTQVIEFKRGALDIPKEELRHK
- the amrA gene encoding AmmeMemoRadiSam system protein A; this encodes MQEHNMTENAKNELLRIARKSVKDRLEGACSVAKDPENEELSCRCGAFVSLHKKGALRGCIGVFTCDRPLYETIGNMASCAAFEDPRFPPLKKYEIDEVDFEISVLSPLRRIYDPCEVEVGAHGIYIIRRNCRGVLLPQVATQYGWDRDTFLDHTCLKACLPRNAWKDKETEIYVFTADVFGEKEVSCDQA